In Kogia breviceps isolate mKogBre1 chromosome 9, mKogBre1 haplotype 1, whole genome shotgun sequence, a single window of DNA contains:
- the LOC136794815 gene encoding brain acid soluble protein 1-like has protein sequence MRGGRIQTEKERGAGGAEEGTPTPPSPLREKKKKKRKEKKKSPGDEAENQKSGGCRRSREHAGDGGAEGAAAAHTERLCLRGAEHAAGPADGRAHARPQRGAARGSISQAVRREQRRPRPEDWKTPPPAAPAKPGGGRGGEKPSLLSPRSRPLPGSSSAAACFSLPYPSGCHKPSALPSPRRETEERRNPRARVPQLGRGPRREARASLRAGGGAEVGNSQCDLGTRLQP, from the exons ATGCGAGGGGGAAGAATTCAAACCGAGAAGgaaaggggggcggggggagcagaGGAGGGGACACCTACCCCGCCCTCTCCCcttcgggaaaaaaaaaaaaaaaaaagaaaagaaaaaaaaaaatcaccaggggACGAGGCGGAAAACCAGAAGAGCGGAGGATGTAGAAGGAGCAGGGAGCACGCCGGAGACGGCGGTGCTGAGGGCGCCGCTGCGG CTCACACGGAGCGACTGTGTTTGCGCGGCGCGGAGCACGCAGCCGGGCCGGCGGACGGGCGGGCGCACGCACGGCCtcagcgcggcgcggcgcggggcAGCATCTCCCAGGCGGTGCGGCGCGAGCAGCGGCGGCCGCGACCGGAGGACTGGAAAACGCCGCCGCCAGCGGCGCCTGCGAAGCCGGGCGGCGGGCGAGGCGGGGAgaagccctccctcctctccccccggTCCAGGCCCCTCCCTGGCTCCTCCTCCGCCGCCGCCTGCTTCTCCTTACCTTACCCCTCTGGCTGTCACAAACCTTCTGCCCTGCCCTCGCCTCGCcgggaaacagaagagagaaggaaCCCACGGGCCCGGGTCCCTCAGCTGGGGCGCGGGCCGAGGAGGGAGGCGCGCGCCTCTCTCCGGGCGGGAGGCGGTGCTGAAGTTGGGAATTCGCAGTGTGATCTTGGAACCCGGCTCCAACCCTGA